The stretch of DNA CATCTAGTTGAGCAATCATCAAATCTTGAGCAGGTTGTTGTCGCCATTGGGCAGATGAATGAAGCAGTAACCGACATAGCAAAGAGTACCACCAGCTCCGCCGATGAAATTTCAACTTTGGTTGAAAAGATCGAAACCACTCAATCAGCATTGAAGACAAGCCAAACAACCACCTCTGAGATCACTGGGTTGTTGTCGGAGTCACATCAGTCAATTTCAGAGCTCGAATTACAGTGTGTAAAAGTAAAGTCGGTATTGGAAGTGATTGATAGCCTAGCCCAGCAGACAAACCTGCTGGCACTCAATGCGGCAATTGAAGCAGCACGCGCGGGTGAAGCTGGACGGGGTTTTGCGGTAGTTGCCGATGAGGTTAGAAGCTTGGCTAATCACTCTCAAACATCCGCCCATGAGATCCAGTCAATCATCGATACACTAAGCAAGACAACGGCACAAGCTGTCAGTCAAATGGAACAGAGTCACGAGTTGACTGAAAAAAGTGTTGAATCAAATCAGATATTATCTGACAGCTTGCAATCTGTTAGCGATGGTCTGCATCTGATGGAAGCCAACGGCGAACAGATAGCAGTTTGTGCTGAAGAGCAATCAACTGTCATTAATCAAGTTTACGCTAATGCGATGGATCTTAAATCGAGCACGAATATGTTCATAAAAAATTGTGAACATGCAGCAAGCTGCAGCAAAGAGGTTACGGCGCAAAGTGGTAGGCTATTGGAGTTGGTAGTACAGTTTGATCACTAACAAAGAAGAAGTCGGTACTTATTACCACACCTTGATTCAGAGACAAGTATTGAAGCCTTCATCCATATTGAACGGGTGGTTTTTTCTCAACATTGAATAAAAACATCTACCTATAAAAAGGCCAGTCACTAATGTGGCTGGCCTTAATTAAACACTATTGATAAGCGCTACGATGATGACATCGTTAACTCGAAAACCTAAAAAGTTCGCGAGTTACGCCAGCACCTCTTCAAGTGCCTTGATACATAGCGCGACATTTTCACGACGGGCAGCATAGCCCATTAAACCAATGCGCCAAGCTTTGCCTGCCAAAGTGCCAAGCCCAGCCCCTATCTCTAGGTTATAGTTTTCCAATAGCTGCTTGCGTATTTTAGCGTCATCTATTCCTTCAGGAATATAGACCGCATTAAGCTGAGGTAATCGAACCGCTTCAGCAACCACAAACTTAAGGCCTAATCGCTGCAAACCATGGCGCAACACTTGATGCATATCAGCGTGTCTTTGCCACGCTTGCTCCAACCCTTCAAGCGACAACAGACGCAATGACTCATGTAATGCATACAGTGCATTAACAGGTGCCGTATGGTGATAGCTGCGTTTCCCGCCACTTTCACCGGTCCAATAGCCCATTACCAAGGTTTGATCGAGAAACCAACTCTGTACAGGCGTCGTACGGGCTTTCATTTTCTCAACTGCAGCAGGAGAAAATGACACTGGTGACAAACCAGGTACACAGGATAGACACTTTTGGCTACCTGAATAGATAGCATCAATGCCCCATTCATCGACCCGAAGCTCAACGCCACCGAGAGACGTCACCGCATCAACAATCGATAAACAATCATGTTGTTTTGCCAAAGCACATAAAGCTTTAGCGTCAGACAAGGCGCCAGTTGAGGTTTCTGCGTGTAC from Shewanella sp. Choline-02u-19 encodes:
- a CDS encoding pyridoxal-phosphate-dependent aminotransferase family protein — its product is MLIAPYTETFNPPRRVLMGPGPSDVYPEVLAAQAKPTIGHLDPLFIGMMDELKALIQYAFQTTNEMTLAVSAPGSAGMETCFVNLLERGEKVIVCRNGVFGERMRQNVERCGGVAVMVDNEWGEAVSVDDVASALAANPDAKFLAFVHAETSTGALSDAKALCALAKQHDCLSIVDAVTSLGGVELRVDEWGIDAIYSGSQKCLSCVPGLSPVSFSPAAVEKMKARTTPVQSWFLDQTLVMGYWTGESGGKRSYHHTAPVNALYALHESLRLLSLEGLEQAWQRHADMHQVLRHGLQRLGLKFVVAEAVRLPQLNAVYIPEGIDDAKIRKQLLENYNLEIGAGLGTLAGKAWRIGLMGYAARRENVALCIKALEEVLA